In Perognathus longimembris pacificus isolate PPM17 chromosome 3, ASM2315922v1, whole genome shotgun sequence, a single window of DNA contains:
- the LOC125347651 gene encoding vomeronasal type-2 receptor 116-like: protein MSLEAVADGLLLGLLSSSLPLIVRSLTGTTCFSTMKKGAQKDGDMMISGFFPLYTLEIDHGNSEVSGEDEQTPIFKDYHFVLALVFAIEEINKNPFLLNNLTLGFDIYDVQFRGWIVFKNTFIWLFGKYESPNYSCMRYNKSIAAITGPSVITSDNIGTLLGLYRFPQFTIGSFDRALSDHNKFPALYQMAPKDTSIATAMVSLLLHFSWIWVGLLTSKDENGSWILAEVKEEMVKNRVCIAYELEISSQDLSHLQNIIGFYNKMNRSSASVLIIYGDDDSLKVLMISIEQIFIQGKVCIMNSEWDFTKKRRYFMVGSLHVPFIFRHHHIDVSGFTDFVKAVNPSKYPEDFPLARLWFLSFNCSDSDSDCVTWDNCPHDASLDWLPGHSFDMAMSGDSYNIYNAVYAVANALHELLLHQTEVQTMGNGKGTVPSPAQLHPFLKSIQFYSSTGDQVILDEKRKLETEYDILNIWNFPEGLELAVNVGKFCSYALYGNQLSLSDDMVEWSIGATETPHSACSESCSPGFRKSPQEGKVACCFDCTLCPENEIANGTGKYMEQCVKCTDHQYANTERNQCLLRATSFLAFGDPLGMVLASMALCFSMLTAVVLGIFVKHQDTAIVKANNRALSYNLLISLIFCFLCSLLFIGRPNMVTCILQQITFGVVFTMAISTVLAKTVTVVLAFKATSPGKRMRWLLVSGAPKFIIPICTLIQVMLCGLWLGTSPPFIDTDAHSEHGHIIILCNKGSLTAFYCVLGYLGSLAVVSFTVAFLARNLPDTFNEAKFLTFSMLVFCSVWVTFLPVYHSAKGKVMVAVEVFSILASGAGLLGCIFVPKCYIILLMPNKNSLHSFSYKRHSGQNKHS from the exons ATGTCGTTGGAGGCTGTGGCAGATGGATTGTTACTTGGACTTCTTTCTTCGTCA CTTCCCCTCATTGTCAGGTCCTTGACTGGCACTacctgcttttctacaatgaaaaaAGGAGCACAAAAGGATGGAGATATGATGATTtctgggtttttccctctctacactttggaaATTGATCATGGTAACAGTGAAGTTTCTGGAGAAGATGAGCAAACGCC GATCTTCAAGGATTACCattttgttttggccttggtttTTGCTATTGAGGAGATCAACAAAAAcccttttcttttaaacaacTTGACattgggatttgatatctatgatgttcaATTCAGAGGTTGGATAGTGTTTAAGAATACCTTCATTTGGCTCTTTGGGAAGTACGAGTCtccaaactactcctgtatgaGATACAACAAGTCCATAGCAGCAATTACAGGACCATCAGTCATAACATCTGACAATATTGGGACATTGCTGGGACTCTACAGATTTCCACAG TTTACCATTGGATCTTTCGATCGTGCCCTGAGTGACCACAACAAgtttcctgctctctatcagatggccccaaaggacacatcaatagcCACTGCAATGGTCTCACTACTGCTTCATTTCAGCTGGATCTGGGTGGGACTGTTGACCTCAAAAGATGAGAATGGTTCATGGATTCTTGCTGAAGTAAAAGAAGAGATGgtcaagaacagagtttgtatagcctATGAGTTAGAGATCTCAAGCCAAGATTTGTCACATTTACAAAATATCATTGGATTTTATAACAAGATGAATAGATCTTCAGCAAGTGTCCTCATCATATATGGTGATGACGATTCACTAAAAGTTTTAATGATAAGTATTGAGCAAATATTCATACAAGGAAAAGTTTGTATCATGAACTCAGAGTGGGATTTCACCAAGAAGAGGAGATATTTCATGGTAGGCTCATTGCATGTACCTTTTATTTTTAGACACCATCATatagatgtttctggattcacagattttgtcaaggcagttaatccttccaaatacccagaagactttccTCTTgctaggctgtggtttctctcttttaattgttcAGATTCTgattctgactgtgtaacatgggacaactgtcctcatgatgcctctttggattggttgcctgggcacagtTTTGACATGGccatgtctggagacagttacaatatatacaacgctgtgtatgctgtggccaaTGCTCTCCATGAGctgcttcttcatcaaacagaagttCAAACAATGGGAAATggaaaagggacagtgccttcccctgcacag ctgcacccttttctgaagagcATCCAGTTTTACAGTTCTACTGGAGACCAAGTGATTttggatgagaaaagaaaattggagacAGAGTATGACATTCTgaatatttggaattttccagaaggtcttgaacttGCTGTGAATGTAGGAAAGTTTTGTTCATATGCTCTATATGGCAATCAGTTATCTTTATCTGATGATATGGTAGAGTGGTCCATTGGAGCTACAGAG ACTCCTCACTCTGCTTGCAGTGAGAGTTGCAGTCCTGGATTtaggaaatctcctcaggagggaaaagttgcctgttgctttgattgtacccttTGTCCAGAGAACGAAATTGCTAATGGGACAG GCAAGT ATATGGAGCAATGTGTGAAGTGTACAGATCATCAATAtgccaacacagagagaaaccagtgcctcctgaGAGCTACGAGTTTCCTGGCTTTTGGAGATCCCTTGGGCATGGTTCTAGCCAGCATGGCTCTTTGCTTCTCTATGCTAACTGCTGTTGTTCTTGGGATATTTGTGAAACACCAAGACACTGCCATTGTCAAGGCCAATAACAGGGCTCTCAGCTACAActtgctcatctccctcatcttctgtttcctttgttctttgctctttattggccgtccTAACATGGTCACATGCATTCTGCAGCAGATCACATTTGGGGTTGTCTTCACCATGGCTATTTCTACAGTGTTGGCCAAAACAGTGACTGTGGTCTTGGCCTTCAAGGCCACTTCTCCAGGGaaaaggatgaggtggctgctggtatcaggggctccaAAGTTCATAATCCCCATCTGCACCCTTATCCAGGTAATGCTCTGTGGATTATGGCtcggaacctctcctcccttcattgacacagatgcacACTCAGAACATGGCCATATCATCATCCTGtgcaacaagggctccctcactgccttctactgtgtcctgggatacctgggctccctggctgtggtcagcttcactgtggcttttctggccaggaacctgcctgacaccttcaatgaagccaagttcctgaccttcagcatgctggtgttctgcagtgtgtgggtcaccttcctgcctgtctaccacagtgccaaggggaaggtgatggtggctgtggaggtcttttCCATCTTGGCCTCTGGTGCAGGGCTCCTTGGCTGCATTTTTGTACCAAAGTGCTACATTATCTTGTTAATGCCAAATAAAAATTCTCTACATAGTTTCAGCTATAAAAGACATAGTGGGCAAAATAAACATTCTTAA